TATTCTTATGAGTATAATAGGAAAAGAAGATATAAAAAAAGGAATAAATATGGTGGTTTCTCATGTAGATTCCCCAAGACTGGATCTTAAAATGAATCCTCTTTTGGAAGATGAGGAATTTTTAATGCTGAATACTCATTACTACGGTGGAATAAAAAAATACCAGTGGGTAGCTACACCTCTTGCAGTTCACGGGGTAGTATTTTTGAAAAGCGGTAAAAAAGTGAGTTTTGCTATAGGAGAAAAAGAGGAAGATCCTGTATTCTGCATACCTGATATACTTCCCCATTTATCAAGAAATGTTCAGGATGACAGAAAGACAAGAGAAGTAATAAAAGGAGAAGAACTAAAAGTATTATTCGGTTCTGTACCTGTAAAAGACGAAGATGCAAAAGAAAAAATAAAAGCCAATATACTGGAACATTTGAAAAAAGAATACGGGATAGAGGAAGATGACTTTTTCTCGGCAGAAATAGAAATAGTTCCAGCATTAAAAGCAAGAGATATAGGATTGGACAGAGGAATGATAGGGGCTTATGGTCAGGATGACAGAATTTGTGCCTATACATCGCTAAAAGCTCTTTTGGATATAAAGAAACCTGAAAAGACAGTATTATGCTACTTTGCAGATAAGGAAGAAGTAGGAAGCGACGGAAGTACAGGATTGAATTCCAGTTTAATAGAATATTTCACAGGAAAACTGCTGAAATTAGCAGGAAAAGATTATGACGATCAGATGCTGAGAGAAACATTATGGAATTCCAAAGCTATATCAGCAGATGTTACAGCCGGAGTAGATCCTGTTTTTAAATCTGTGCATGATATGAAGAATTCTGCAAAACTTTCACACGGCGTTCCTGTAGCCAAGTATACAGGACATGGCGGAAAGTACAGCTCAAATGATGCTGATGCAGAGTATATGTTTGAAATAAGAGAGATATTTGATAAAAATAAAGTAGCTTATCAGGTAGGAGGATTCGGAAAAGTAGATGAAGGTGGAGGCGGAACAGTAGCAAAATTCCTGGCTTATTTTGGAATAAGAACTGTTGATATAGGACCGGCATTATTATCAATGCATTCATTATTTGAAGTTTCATCCAAAGCAGATATTTATGAGGCTTATAAAGCTTATAAAGCCTTTTATTCTATAAAATAAAGAAGTGATGGC
This genomic stretch from Sebaldella sp. S0638 harbors:
- a CDS encoding aminopeptidase, giving the protein MNKKNLWPSYTEKEKKEIEQLGAEYKEFLNNGKTEREVVEITMDILLKNGFKNIEKAKSLKAGDKVFYNNRNKNILMSIIGKEDIKKGINMVVSHVDSPRLDLKMNPLLEDEEFLMLNTHYYGGIKKYQWVATPLAVHGVVFLKSGKKVSFAIGEKEEDPVFCIPDILPHLSRNVQDDRKTREVIKGEELKVLFGSVPVKDEDAKEKIKANILEHLKKEYGIEEDDFFSAEIEIVPALKARDIGLDRGMIGAYGQDDRICAYTSLKALLDIKKPEKTVLCYFADKEEVGSDGSTGLNSSLIEYFTGKLLKLAGKDYDDQMLRETLWNSKAISADVTAGVDPVFKSVHDMKNSAKLSHGVPVAKYTGHGGKYSSNDADAEYMFEIREIFDKNKVAYQVGGFGKVDEGGGGTVAKFLAYFGIRTVDIGPALLSMHSLFEVSSKADIYEAYKAYKAFYSIK